In Brassica rapa cultivar Chiifu-401-42 chromosome A06, CAAS_Brap_v3.01, whole genome shotgun sequence, a single window of DNA contains:
- the LOC103875039 gene encoding probable disease resistance RPP8-like protein 2 isoform X1: protein MDLESTLSLPLTSLLQITSLSELQSCFIKVMAEVVVSAMVEGVVSFGMEKLWDLLSRESERLQGVHEHVDDLKRRMRKLQSLLKDADAKKHKNEAVRNFLEDVKDIVYDAEDIIESFLLKESSGNEKWIKRRVKGLSCFLVERRDISIEIEGITKRMSEVVAEMQSFGIKEIMYDGRSLSLKERQRVQREIRQTFPKSSEKGLVGVEESVEELVGHLVKNDNIQVVSISGMGGIGKTTLARQVFHHDIVRRHFDGFAWVCVSKEFRRKDIWQKILQDLRPHGKDIKQMDENEVQAIKQMDENELQEKLFPLLGARRHLIVLDDVWQNEDWDRIKDVFPQERGWKMILTSRNGGVGLHADPTCFAFTPTILTPEESWELCEQIALSRRDKTEFSVDKELEAMGKKMVKYCGGLPLAVKVLGGLLANKKYTVEAWKRVYDNIQTQIIRSDDNKQDSVYRVLSLSYEDLPMHLKHCFLFLAYFPEDFKITVNRLSYLWAAEGIITSSCDGPTIRESGEEYMEELGRRNMVIVEKSIGSWGQEYCQMHDMMREVCLSKAKEENFVQVIKAPTSTSTVNAHTRESRRLVLHGGNALNMWGGKSNKKARSVLGFGLDSNLWKQSAQGFRNLQLLRVLDLNLQSDSVAAIEVGRIPSSIGNLIHLRYLSLNVTSGSHLPSSLRNLKLLLYLELSSSGAVYVPNIFKEMVELRFLFLPFYMKNKTKLELGNLVNLELLGCFRSKSGSIIDLCGMTRLRTLEVVLEGKYTCEILASSLRELRNLEKLSLISLSESDVAPDVDFIWNFIHLRDLVMSMHMPRLPEHSRFPPNLASISLGQCRMEEDPLPILEKLLHLKSVILCFDAFAGRKMVCSKGGFPQLHKLDLVVLKELEEWEIEEGSMPCLRTLHIKYCDKLKEIPEGLKYIISLKELKISGMNNEWKGKLESGGESYYKVQHIPSVQLNYPSYK, encoded by the exons TGATGGCTGAGGTAGTTGTGTCAGCGATGGTTGAGGGAGTTGTGTCCTTTGGAATGGAGAAACTCTGGGACCTCCTGAGTCGAGAATCTGAGCGATTGCAGGGAGTGCACGAGCATGTTGATGATCTAAAACGCCGAATGAGAAAGTTACAGTCATTGTTGAAAGATGCAGATGCCaagaaacataaaaatgaaGCTGTGAGAAACTTCTTGGAAGATGTCAAAGACATTGTTTACGATGCTGAAGATATAATTGAATCCTTTCTTTTGAAAGAATCTAGTGGTAACGAAAAATGGATCAAGAGGCGTGTGAAAGGGCTTTCTTGTTTCTTAGTGGAGCGCCGAGATATTTCTATAGAAATTGAAggcataactaagagaatgtCTGAGGTTGTTGCGGAAATGCAGAGCTTTGGAATAAAAGAAATCATGTATGATGGTCGTTCACTGTCTCTAAAAGAGAGACAAAGGGTGCAGAGGGAGATCCGACAAACATTTCCTAAGAGTTCTGAAAAGGGCCTTGTTGGGGTGGAAGAGAGTGTTGAAGAATTGGTTGGTCATTTGGTGAAGAATGATAACATTCAAGTGGTTTCCATATCAGGGATGGGTGGTATTGGCAAAACCACTCTGGCAAGACAAGTTTTTCATCATGACATTGTTCGACGTCATTTTGATGGATTCGCATGGGTATGTGTTTCAAAAGAGTTTCGGCGGAAGGATATTTGGCAAAAGATCTTGCAAGATCTTAGACCACATGGTAAGGACATCAAACAGATGGATGAGAATGAAGTCCAGGCTATCAAACAAATGGATGAGAACGAACTCCAGGAGAAGCTCTTTCCATTGCTGGGAGCACGTAGACATTTAATTGTCTTAGATGATGTATGGCAAAATGAAGACTGGGATAGAATAAAAGACGTTTTCCCCCAAGAAAGAG GTTGGAAAATGATTCTTACTTCTCGCAATGGAGGTGTTGGTTTACATGCAGACCCAACATGTTTTGCCTTTACACCAACAATCCTTACTCCCGAGGAAAGTTGGGAGTTGTGTGAGCAGATAGCATTATctagaagagacaaaactg AATTTAGTGTTGATAAAGAACTGGAAGCTATGGGTAAAAAAATGGTTAAATATTGTGGAGGACTACCGTTAGCTGTTAAAGTGCTGGGAGGCTTGTTAGCTAACAAGAAATATACGGTTGAAGCGTGGAAAAGAGTATATGACAATATTCAAACTCAGATCATTCGCTCAGATGACAACAAACAAGATTCGGTTTACCGAGTATTGTCTCTGAGCTATGAAGATTTGCCAATGCATTTAAAGCATTGCTTTCTTTTCCTAGCTTATTTCCCTGAAGATTTCAAGATAACAGTCAATAGACTGTCTTATTTATGGGCAGCCGAAGGAATAATAACATCAAGTTGCGATGGACCAACCATTCGAGAGAGTGGAGAAGAATACATGGAAGAGTTAGGAAGGAGAAATATGGTTATCGTAGAAAAAAGCATTGGGAGTTGGGGTCAGGAATATTGTCAAATGCATGACATGATGAGAGAAGTATGTTTATCTAAGGCCAAAGAAGAGAATTTTGTTCAAGTCATCAAAGCCCCTACTTCCACTTCAACTGTCAATGCTCATACTCGTGAATCTCGCAGACTCGTACTTCATGGTGGTAATGCACTTAATATGTGGGGAGGTAAAAGCAATAAAAAAGCTAGATCGGTTTTGGGTTTTGGACTCGACAGCAACTTGTGGAAGCAGTCGGCTCAAGGATTCCGAAATTTACAGTTACTTAGGGTGCTAGATCTGAATTTACAATCAGATAGTGTAGCTGCCATTGAAGTAGGGAGAATACCTTCCAGCATTGGCAATCTCATTCATTTGAGATATTTGAGCTTAAACGTGACTTCGGGATCTCATCTACCATCTTCTCTACGGAATCTAAAGCTTCTACTCTATTTGGAATTATCCTCCAGTGGGGCTGTTTACGTGCCAAATATCTTTAAAGAGATGGTCGAGTTGAGGTTCCTGTTCCTACccttttatatgaaaaataaaacaaagctGGAATTGGGTAATCTAGTGAACCTGGAGCTTTTGGGGTGTTTCCGATCGAAAAGTGGTAGCATCATAGACCTCTGCGGCATGACTAGGCTCAGGACTCTCGAAGTAGTTCTCGAAGGCAAGTATACTTGTGAAATTCTAGCGTCATCTCTCCGTGAATTAAGAAACCTGGAGAAGCTTAGCTTGATCTCCTTGAGCGAATCCGATGTGGCTCCTGATGTGGATTTCATTTGGAATTTCATTCATCTAAGGGATTTGGTGATGTCGATGCATATGCCAAGGCTTCCTGAGCACTCTCGATTCCCTCCAAACCTTGCAAGCATATCTCTAGGTCAATGCAGAATGGAGGAGGACCCACTCCCGATTCTGGAAAAGTTGCTTCATTTAAAGTCTGTTATATTATGCTTTGATGCTTTCGCAGGGAGGAAAATGGTGTGTTCAAAAGGTGGATTCCCTCAATTACATAAGCTAGATTTAGTGGTTCTAAAAGAGTTGGAAGAGTGGGAAATCGAAGAAGGGTCGATGCCATGTCTTCGTACTTTGCATATAAAGTATTGTGACAAGTTGAAGGAGATACCGGAAGGGCTGAAGTATATAATCTCTTTAAAGGAACTGAAAATTTCAGGTATGAACAATGAGTGGAAGGGGAAATTGGAATCAGGTGGGGAAAGTTACTACAAAGTCCAACACATTCCTAGTGTTCAATTAAACTATCCTAGCTACAAATAA
- the LOC103875039 gene encoding probable disease resistance RPP8-like protein 2 isoform X4 — MVEGVVSFGMEKLWDLLSRESERLQGVHEHVDDLKRRMRKLQSLLKDADAKKHKNEAVRNFLEDVKDIVYDAEDIIESFLLKESSGNEKWIKRRVKGLSCFLVERRDISIEIEGITKRMSEVVAEMQSFGIKEIMYDGRSLSLKERQRVQREIRQTFPKSSEKGLVGVEESVEELVGHLVKNDNIQVVSISGMGGIGKTTLARQVFHHDIVRRHFDGFAWVCVSKEFRRKDIWQKILQDLRPHGKDIKQMDENEVQAIKQMDENELQEKLFPLLGARRHLIVLDDVWQNEDWDRIKDVFPQERGWKMILTSRNGGVGLHADPTCFAFTPTILTPEESWELCEQIALSRRDKTEFSVDKELEAMGKKMVKYCGGLPLAVKVLGGLLANKKYTVEAWKRVYDNIQTQIIRSDDNKQDSVYRVLSLSYEDLPMHLKHCFLFLAYFPEDFKITVNRLSYLWAAEGIITSSCDGPTIRESGEEYMEELGRRNMVIVEKSIGSWGQEYCQMHDMMREVCLSKAKEENFVQVIKAPTSTSTVNAHTRESRRLVLHGGNALNMWGGKSNKKARSVLGFGLDSNLWKQSAQGFRNLQLLRVLDLNLQSDSVAAIEVGRIPSSIGNLIHLRYLSLNVTSGSHLPSSLRNLKLLLYLELSSSGAVYVPNIFKEMVELRFLFLPFYMKNKTKLELGNLVNLELLGCFRSKSGSIIDLCGMTRLRTLEVVLEGKYTCEILASSLRELRNLEKLSLISLSESDVAPDVDFIWNFIHLRDLVMSMHMPRLPEHSRFPPNLASISLGQCRMEEDPLPILEKLLHLKSVILCFDAFAGRKMVCSKGGFPQLHKLDLVVLKELEEWEIEEGSMPCLRTLHIKYCDKLKEIPEGLKYIISLKELKISGMNNEWKGKLESGGESYYKVQHIPSVQLNYPSYK, encoded by the exons ATGGTTGAGGGAGTTGTGTCCTTTGGAATGGAGAAACTCTGGGACCTCCTGAGTCGAGAATCTGAGCGATTGCAGGGAGTGCACGAGCATGTTGATGATCTAAAACGCCGAATGAGAAAGTTACAGTCATTGTTGAAAGATGCAGATGCCaagaaacataaaaatgaaGCTGTGAGAAACTTCTTGGAAGATGTCAAAGACATTGTTTACGATGCTGAAGATATAATTGAATCCTTTCTTTTGAAAGAATCTAGTGGTAACGAAAAATGGATCAAGAGGCGTGTGAAAGGGCTTTCTTGTTTCTTAGTGGAGCGCCGAGATATTTCTATAGAAATTGAAggcataactaagagaatgtCTGAGGTTGTTGCGGAAATGCAGAGCTTTGGAATAAAAGAAATCATGTATGATGGTCGTTCACTGTCTCTAAAAGAGAGACAAAGGGTGCAGAGGGAGATCCGACAAACATTTCCTAAGAGTTCTGAAAAGGGCCTTGTTGGGGTGGAAGAGAGTGTTGAAGAATTGGTTGGTCATTTGGTGAAGAATGATAACATTCAAGTGGTTTCCATATCAGGGATGGGTGGTATTGGCAAAACCACTCTGGCAAGACAAGTTTTTCATCATGACATTGTTCGACGTCATTTTGATGGATTCGCATGGGTATGTGTTTCAAAAGAGTTTCGGCGGAAGGATATTTGGCAAAAGATCTTGCAAGATCTTAGACCACATGGTAAGGACATCAAACAGATGGATGAGAATGAAGTCCAGGCTATCAAACAAATGGATGAGAACGAACTCCAGGAGAAGCTCTTTCCATTGCTGGGAGCACGTAGACATTTAATTGTCTTAGATGATGTATGGCAAAATGAAGACTGGGATAGAATAAAAGACGTTTTCCCCCAAGAAAGAG GTTGGAAAATGATTCTTACTTCTCGCAATGGAGGTGTTGGTTTACATGCAGACCCAACATGTTTTGCCTTTACACCAACAATCCTTACTCCCGAGGAAAGTTGGGAGTTGTGTGAGCAGATAGCATTATctagaagagacaaaactg AATTTAGTGTTGATAAAGAACTGGAAGCTATGGGTAAAAAAATGGTTAAATATTGTGGAGGACTACCGTTAGCTGTTAAAGTGCTGGGAGGCTTGTTAGCTAACAAGAAATATACGGTTGAAGCGTGGAAAAGAGTATATGACAATATTCAAACTCAGATCATTCGCTCAGATGACAACAAACAAGATTCGGTTTACCGAGTATTGTCTCTGAGCTATGAAGATTTGCCAATGCATTTAAAGCATTGCTTTCTTTTCCTAGCTTATTTCCCTGAAGATTTCAAGATAACAGTCAATAGACTGTCTTATTTATGGGCAGCCGAAGGAATAATAACATCAAGTTGCGATGGACCAACCATTCGAGAGAGTGGAGAAGAATACATGGAAGAGTTAGGAAGGAGAAATATGGTTATCGTAGAAAAAAGCATTGGGAGTTGGGGTCAGGAATATTGTCAAATGCATGACATGATGAGAGAAGTATGTTTATCTAAGGCCAAAGAAGAGAATTTTGTTCAAGTCATCAAAGCCCCTACTTCCACTTCAACTGTCAATGCTCATACTCGTGAATCTCGCAGACTCGTACTTCATGGTGGTAATGCACTTAATATGTGGGGAGGTAAAAGCAATAAAAAAGCTAGATCGGTTTTGGGTTTTGGACTCGACAGCAACTTGTGGAAGCAGTCGGCTCAAGGATTCCGAAATTTACAGTTACTTAGGGTGCTAGATCTGAATTTACAATCAGATAGTGTAGCTGCCATTGAAGTAGGGAGAATACCTTCCAGCATTGGCAATCTCATTCATTTGAGATATTTGAGCTTAAACGTGACTTCGGGATCTCATCTACCATCTTCTCTACGGAATCTAAAGCTTCTACTCTATTTGGAATTATCCTCCAGTGGGGCTGTTTACGTGCCAAATATCTTTAAAGAGATGGTCGAGTTGAGGTTCCTGTTCCTACccttttatatgaaaaataaaacaaagctGGAATTGGGTAATCTAGTGAACCTGGAGCTTTTGGGGTGTTTCCGATCGAAAAGTGGTAGCATCATAGACCTCTGCGGCATGACTAGGCTCAGGACTCTCGAAGTAGTTCTCGAAGGCAAGTATACTTGTGAAATTCTAGCGTCATCTCTCCGTGAATTAAGAAACCTGGAGAAGCTTAGCTTGATCTCCTTGAGCGAATCCGATGTGGCTCCTGATGTGGATTTCATTTGGAATTTCATTCATCTAAGGGATTTGGTGATGTCGATGCATATGCCAAGGCTTCCTGAGCACTCTCGATTCCCTCCAAACCTTGCAAGCATATCTCTAGGTCAATGCAGAATGGAGGAGGACCCACTCCCGATTCTGGAAAAGTTGCTTCATTTAAAGTCTGTTATATTATGCTTTGATGCTTTCGCAGGGAGGAAAATGGTGTGTTCAAAAGGTGGATTCCCTCAATTACATAAGCTAGATTTAGTGGTTCTAAAAGAGTTGGAAGAGTGGGAAATCGAAGAAGGGTCGATGCCATGTCTTCGTACTTTGCATATAAAGTATTGTGACAAGTTGAAGGAGATACCGGAAGGGCTGAAGTATATAATCTCTTTAAAGGAACTGAAAATTTCAGGTATGAACAATGAGTGGAAGGGGAAATTGGAATCAGGTGGGGAAAGTTACTACAAAGTCCAACACATTCCTAGTGTTCAATTAAACTATCCTAGCTACAAATAA
- the LOC103875039 gene encoding probable disease resistance RPP8-like protein 2 isoform X3, giving the protein MAEVVVSAMVEGVVSFGMEKLWDLLSRESERLQGVHEHVDDLKRRMRKLQSLLKDADAKKHKNEAVRNFLEDVKDIVYDAEDIIESFLLKESSGNEKWIKRRVKGLSCFLVERRDISIEIEGITKRMSEVVAEMQSFGIKEIMYDGRSLSLKERQRVQREIRQTFPKSSEKGLVGVEESVEELVGHLVKNDNIQVVSISGMGGIGKTTLARQVFHHDIVRRHFDGFAWVCVSKEFRRKDIWQKILQDLRPHGKDIKQMDENEVQAIKQMDENELQEKLFPLLGARRHLIVLDDVWQNEDWDRIKDVFPQERGWKMILTSRNGGVGLHADPTCFAFTPTILTPEESWELCEQIALSRRDKTEFSVDKELEAMGKKMVKYCGGLPLAVKVLGGLLANKKYTVEAWKRVYDNIQTQIIRSDDNKQDSVYRVLSLSYEDLPMHLKHCFLFLAYFPEDFKITVNRLSYLWAAEGIITSSCDGPTIRESGEEYMEELGRRNMVIVEKSIGSWGQEYCQMHDMMREVCLSKAKEENFVQVIKAPTSTSTVNAHTRESRRLVLHGGNALNMWGGKSNKKARSVLGFGLDSNLWKQSAQGFRNLQLLRVLDLNLQSDSVAAIEVGRIPSSIGNLIHLRYLSLNVTSGSHLPSSLRNLKLLLYLELSSSGAVYVPNIFKEMVELRFLFLPFYMKNKTKLELGNLVNLELLGCFRSKSGSIIDLCGMTRLRTLEVVLEGKYTCEILASSLRELRNLEKLSLISLSESDVAPDVDFIWNFIHLRDLVMSMHMPRLPEHSRFPPNLASISLGQCRMEEDPLPILEKLLHLKSVILCFDAFAGRKMVCSKGGFPQLHKLDLVVLKELEEWEIEEGSMPCLRTLHIKYCDKLKEIPEGLKYIISLKELKISGMNNEWKGKLESGGESYYKVQHIPSVQLNYPSYK; this is encoded by the exons ATGGCTGAGGTAGTTGTGTCAGCGATGGTTGAGGGAGTTGTGTCCTTTGGAATGGAGAAACTCTGGGACCTCCTGAGTCGAGAATCTGAGCGATTGCAGGGAGTGCACGAGCATGTTGATGATCTAAAACGCCGAATGAGAAAGTTACAGTCATTGTTGAAAGATGCAGATGCCaagaaacataaaaatgaaGCTGTGAGAAACTTCTTGGAAGATGTCAAAGACATTGTTTACGATGCTGAAGATATAATTGAATCCTTTCTTTTGAAAGAATCTAGTGGTAACGAAAAATGGATCAAGAGGCGTGTGAAAGGGCTTTCTTGTTTCTTAGTGGAGCGCCGAGATATTTCTATAGAAATTGAAggcataactaagagaatgtCTGAGGTTGTTGCGGAAATGCAGAGCTTTGGAATAAAAGAAATCATGTATGATGGTCGTTCACTGTCTCTAAAAGAGAGACAAAGGGTGCAGAGGGAGATCCGACAAACATTTCCTAAGAGTTCTGAAAAGGGCCTTGTTGGGGTGGAAGAGAGTGTTGAAGAATTGGTTGGTCATTTGGTGAAGAATGATAACATTCAAGTGGTTTCCATATCAGGGATGGGTGGTATTGGCAAAACCACTCTGGCAAGACAAGTTTTTCATCATGACATTGTTCGACGTCATTTTGATGGATTCGCATGGGTATGTGTTTCAAAAGAGTTTCGGCGGAAGGATATTTGGCAAAAGATCTTGCAAGATCTTAGACCACATGGTAAGGACATCAAACAGATGGATGAGAATGAAGTCCAGGCTATCAAACAAATGGATGAGAACGAACTCCAGGAGAAGCTCTTTCCATTGCTGGGAGCACGTAGACATTTAATTGTCTTAGATGATGTATGGCAAAATGAAGACTGGGATAGAATAAAAGACGTTTTCCCCCAAGAAAGAG GTTGGAAAATGATTCTTACTTCTCGCAATGGAGGTGTTGGTTTACATGCAGACCCAACATGTTTTGCCTTTACACCAACAATCCTTACTCCCGAGGAAAGTTGGGAGTTGTGTGAGCAGATAGCATTATctagaagagacaaaactg AATTTAGTGTTGATAAAGAACTGGAAGCTATGGGTAAAAAAATGGTTAAATATTGTGGAGGACTACCGTTAGCTGTTAAAGTGCTGGGAGGCTTGTTAGCTAACAAGAAATATACGGTTGAAGCGTGGAAAAGAGTATATGACAATATTCAAACTCAGATCATTCGCTCAGATGACAACAAACAAGATTCGGTTTACCGAGTATTGTCTCTGAGCTATGAAGATTTGCCAATGCATTTAAAGCATTGCTTTCTTTTCCTAGCTTATTTCCCTGAAGATTTCAAGATAACAGTCAATAGACTGTCTTATTTATGGGCAGCCGAAGGAATAATAACATCAAGTTGCGATGGACCAACCATTCGAGAGAGTGGAGAAGAATACATGGAAGAGTTAGGAAGGAGAAATATGGTTATCGTAGAAAAAAGCATTGGGAGTTGGGGTCAGGAATATTGTCAAATGCATGACATGATGAGAGAAGTATGTTTATCTAAGGCCAAAGAAGAGAATTTTGTTCAAGTCATCAAAGCCCCTACTTCCACTTCAACTGTCAATGCTCATACTCGTGAATCTCGCAGACTCGTACTTCATGGTGGTAATGCACTTAATATGTGGGGAGGTAAAAGCAATAAAAAAGCTAGATCGGTTTTGGGTTTTGGACTCGACAGCAACTTGTGGAAGCAGTCGGCTCAAGGATTCCGAAATTTACAGTTACTTAGGGTGCTAGATCTGAATTTACAATCAGATAGTGTAGCTGCCATTGAAGTAGGGAGAATACCTTCCAGCATTGGCAATCTCATTCATTTGAGATATTTGAGCTTAAACGTGACTTCGGGATCTCATCTACCATCTTCTCTACGGAATCTAAAGCTTCTACTCTATTTGGAATTATCCTCCAGTGGGGCTGTTTACGTGCCAAATATCTTTAAAGAGATGGTCGAGTTGAGGTTCCTGTTCCTACccttttatatgaaaaataaaacaaagctGGAATTGGGTAATCTAGTGAACCTGGAGCTTTTGGGGTGTTTCCGATCGAAAAGTGGTAGCATCATAGACCTCTGCGGCATGACTAGGCTCAGGACTCTCGAAGTAGTTCTCGAAGGCAAGTATACTTGTGAAATTCTAGCGTCATCTCTCCGTGAATTAAGAAACCTGGAGAAGCTTAGCTTGATCTCCTTGAGCGAATCCGATGTGGCTCCTGATGTGGATTTCATTTGGAATTTCATTCATCTAAGGGATTTGGTGATGTCGATGCATATGCCAAGGCTTCCTGAGCACTCTCGATTCCCTCCAAACCTTGCAAGCATATCTCTAGGTCAATGCAGAATGGAGGAGGACCCACTCCCGATTCTGGAAAAGTTGCTTCATTTAAAGTCTGTTATATTATGCTTTGATGCTTTCGCAGGGAGGAAAATGGTGTGTTCAAAAGGTGGATTCCCTCAATTACATAAGCTAGATTTAGTGGTTCTAAAAGAGTTGGAAGAGTGGGAAATCGAAGAAGGGTCGATGCCATGTCTTCGTACTTTGCATATAAAGTATTGTGACAAGTTGAAGGAGATACCGGAAGGGCTGAAGTATATAATCTCTTTAAAGGAACTGAAAATTTCAGGTATGAACAATGAGTGGAAGGGGAAATTGGAATCAGGTGGGGAAAGTTACTACAAAGTCCAACACATTCCTAGTGTTCAATTAAACTATCCTAGCTACAAATAA